Within the Bradyrhizobium ottawaense genome, the region GCGCTTGTCGTGGCGACGTCGCGCTCAGCTTCCGCCGAGGCGCTGCTGGTCGTCGAAGCCGATACCGGCAAGGTGCTGCAGGCCGACAACGCGACGATGCCGTGGTACCCGGCATCCGTCACCAAGATGATGACCGCCTATGTGACGCTGAAGGCGGTCAAGGAAGGGCGGATGACGCTCGAACAGCTGGTGACGGTGTCGCCGGTCGCCGCATCGCAGGCGCCGTCGAAAATGGGGCTCCGTCCGGGCACGCAGCTCACCGTCGAAAACGCACTGGCGATGATGCTGGTGAAGTCCGCCAACGACATGGCCGTGGTGCTGGCCGAAGGCGTCGGCGGCTCGATCGACGGGTTTTCCGCGCTGATGAACCAAAACGCGCAGCGGCTGGGCATGACGCAGACCAGCTACGTCAACCCGAACGGGCTGCCCGCCGACGGCCAGATCACCTCGGCGCGCGATCTTGCGATCCTCGCTCGCGCCATCATTCGCGACCTGCCGGAATACGAATATTTCTATCACATCCCCTCGATCCGTTTTGGGCGCAGGGTCACCAACAATTTCAACCATCTGATCGGGCGCTATCCGGGCGCCGACGGCTTCAAGACCGGCTTCATCTGCGCGTCCGGCTACAACCTGGTGGGATCTGCGACGCGCAACGGCAAGCGGCTGATCGCGGTCGTGCTCGGCTCGTCCTCCGGCCACCAGCGCGCGGTGCGCGCCGCCCAGTTGCTCGAGCGCGGCTTTGCCAGCAACGGGCTCGGCTGGCTGCGCCCCTCGCTCGGCACCGTCGACAATCTGGTTCCGATCGACGCCTCGCCGCCGAATTTGCGCGACGAG harbors:
- a CDS encoding D-alanyl-D-alanine carboxypeptidase family protein, which produces MHFLRPLLRNPSLKWIFIVAALVVATSRSASAEALLVVEADTGKVLQADNATMPWYPASVTKMMTAYVTLKAVKEGRMTLEQLVTVSPVAASQAPSKMGLRPGTQLTVENALAMMLVKSANDMAVVLAEGVGGSIDGFSALMNQNAQRLGMTQTSYVNPNGLPADGQITSARDLAILARAIIRDLPEYEYFYHIPSIRFGRRVTNNFNHLIGRYPGADGFKTGFICASGYNLVGSATRNGKRLIAVVLGSSSGHQRAVRAAQLLERGFASNGLGWLRPSLGTVDNLVPIDASPPNLRDEMCGGKRKRPASDEDEDTTIASSGSASGESPAMFFTSGLQAPMAKPSELLATGPAASEPMVVYTGPKKTGPALIAAVAVDTEKQTPAKRGKKLRVAVHKPAAAAAPKAEAKPDAKPAAVRHASARPDAAAKPTEKPAASAEKPKPAKPKAAAKPKSDAKPAG